The following are encoded together in the Longimicrobium terrae genome:
- the dnaJ gene encoding molecular chaperone DnaJ: protein MATQTKDFYRVLGVAENASADEIKKAYRKLAKQNHPDANPNDAAAAERFKEISEAYSVLSDDAKRKQYDQMRRMGAFGGMGGYGGGAGPRPGGGAQSINLDDLDLGGGGLGDIFGSFFDFGKRRGAPGARPGGPERGENIEYAVEIPFATAVRGGKVTVTVPVTEDCPSCHGSGAAPGATVNTCPECKGLGSVTFGQGSFGVSRPCPMCGGKGKVPTEPCPTCAGNGQVRRNRAVQVTVPAGVDNGGKLRLAGQGERGASGGPPGDLMLTFRVEPDRFFTRDGLDLNCTIHVNLAQAVLGSKVKVRTVDGPSVVLRIPPGTQPGRRFRIKGMGVEKAGRRGDQFVKVQVDVPEELEGDARKEFEEFAEAAGMRH from the coding sequence ATGGCGACACAGACCAAGGACTTTTACCGCGTGCTGGGCGTGGCGGAAAACGCCAGCGCGGATGAGATCAAAAAGGCGTACCGCAAGCTCGCCAAGCAGAACCATCCGGACGCCAACCCCAACGACGCGGCCGCCGCGGAGCGCTTCAAGGAAATCTCCGAAGCGTACTCCGTGCTGTCCGACGACGCCAAGCGCAAGCAGTACGACCAGATGCGCCGCATGGGCGCGTTCGGCGGAATGGGCGGCTACGGCGGCGGGGCGGGGCCTCGGCCGGGGGGCGGAGCGCAGTCCATCAACCTGGACGACCTGGACCTGGGCGGCGGCGGGCTGGGCGACATCTTCGGCTCGTTCTTCGACTTCGGCAAACGCCGCGGTGCGCCCGGCGCGCGTCCCGGCGGGCCCGAGCGCGGGGAGAACATCGAGTACGCGGTGGAGATTCCTTTTGCGACGGCGGTGCGCGGCGGCAAGGTGACCGTCACGGTGCCGGTGACGGAGGACTGCCCCTCGTGCCACGGCTCCGGCGCGGCGCCGGGCGCCACGGTGAACACCTGCCCCGAGTGCAAGGGACTCGGCTCCGTCACCTTCGGGCAGGGGAGCTTCGGCGTCTCGCGGCCGTGCCCCATGTGCGGCGGCAAGGGAAAGGTGCCCACCGAGCCGTGCCCTACCTGCGCCGGCAACGGCCAGGTGCGCCGCAACCGCGCCGTGCAGGTGACGGTGCCCGCCGGGGTGGACAACGGCGGCAAGCTGCGGCTGGCGGGGCAGGGCGAGCGCGGCGCGTCAGGCGGCCCTCCGGGCGACCTGATGCTTACCTTTCGCGTGGAGCCGGACCGCTTCTTTACGCGCGACGGGCTGGACTTGAACTGCACCATTCACGTGAACCTGGCCCAGGCCGTGCTCGGCTCCAAGGTCAAGGTGCGCACGGTGGACGGCCCGTCGGTAGTGCTGCGCATCCCGCCGGGAACGCAGCCCGGACGCCGGTTTCGCATCAAGGGGATGGGTGTGGAAAAGGCCGGGCGGCGCGGGGACCAGTTCGTAAAGGTGCAGGTGGATGTGCCCGAGGAACTGGAGGGCGACGCCCGCAAGGAGTTCGAGGAATTCGCCGAGGCCGCGGGGATGAGGCACTGA
- a CDS encoding alpha/beta fold hydrolase, with amino-acid sequence MTVAERGEELRAADGVRLHLRSWPVPAPRAAVLVSHGLGEHGGRYAALAADLAERGIGVHAIDHRGHGLSGGARGHVNRFAEYVRDLEQARARVAAASSAPLFLLGHSLGGLIAIRHLQTHTEAPFRGAILSAPLLGVAVRAPRWKVAVSGLLSRIAPRIPFSNAVDPGELSAEEEYAAAYRADPLVHALITPRLYTEMMAAIRAAFADRDTVHLPMLVLAPEADRIVLPEAVARWAAACPGDVDVRRYPGFRHEPLNERDRHRAVADVAGWIDGRLA; translated from the coding sequence GTGACGGTCGCCGAGCGCGGGGAGGAACTGCGCGCGGCGGATGGCGTGCGCCTGCACCTGCGCTCGTGGCCGGTTCCGGCTCCGCGCGCGGCCGTGCTGGTGTCGCACGGGCTGGGCGAGCACGGCGGACGGTACGCCGCGCTGGCGGCGGACCTGGCGGAGCGGGGAATCGGGGTGCACGCGATCGACCATCGCGGGCACGGCCTTTCCGGCGGCGCGCGCGGGCACGTGAACCGCTTCGCCGAGTACGTGCGCGATCTGGAGCAGGCGCGCGCCCGCGTGGCCGCCGCGTCGTCCGCGCCCCTGTTTCTGCTCGGCCACTCCCTGGGCGGGCTGATCGCCATCCGCCACCTGCAGACACATACCGAAGCGCCGTTCCGCGGCGCCATCCTGTCCGCGCCGCTGCTGGGCGTAGCGGTACGCGCTCCGCGATGGAAGGTGGCCGTGTCGGGCCTGCTTTCCCGCATCGCGCCGCGCATCCCCTTCAGCAACGCGGTGGATCCGGGCGAGCTGTCGGCGGAGGAGGAGTACGCGGCGGCCTATCGCGCGGACCCGCTGGTGCACGCCCTCATCACCCCGCGCCTGTACACGGAGATGATGGCGGCCATCCGCGCCGCGTTCGCGGACCGGGACACGGTCCATCTTCCGATGCTGGTGCTTGCTCCCGAGGCGGACCGCATCGTGCTTCCGGAGGCGGTGGCGCGGTGGGCGGCCGCGTGTCCGGGCGACGTGGATGTGCGGCGCTATCCCGGCTTCCGCCACGAGCCGCTGAACGAGCGCGACCGGCATCGCGCGGTCGCGGACGTGGCCGGGTGGATCGACGGGCGGCTCGCCTGA
- a CDS encoding GTP-binding protein codes for MSMINYASREINCKIVYYGPGLCGKTTNLEYIFEKVAPNTRGKLISLATETERTLFFDFLPVDLGSIRGFKTRFHLYTVPGQVYYNASRKLILKGVDGVVFVADSQVERLDANIESMHNLYDNLSEYGLDLREIPFVIQYNKRDLPNISSLEELQRELNPTGVPTFEAVGVRGIGVFDTLKAVSKLVIKALS; via the coding sequence ATGTCGATGATCAACTACGCCTCGCGCGAGATCAACTGCAAGATCGTGTACTACGGTCCCGGCCTGTGCGGAAAGACCACCAACCTCGAGTACATCTTCGAGAAGGTGGCTCCCAACACGCGCGGCAAGCTGATCTCGCTGGCGACGGAAACGGAACGCACGCTGTTCTTTGACTTTCTGCCGGTGGACCTGGGGTCCATCCGCGGGTTCAAGACGCGCTTTCACCTGTACACCGTCCCCGGGCAGGTATACTACAACGCGTCGCGCAAGCTCATCCTCAAGGGGGTGGACGGCGTGGTGTTCGTGGCCGACAGCCAGGTGGAGCGGCTGGACGCCAACATCGAGTCCATGCACAACCTGTACGACAACCTGTCGGAGTACGGGCTGGACCTGCGCGAGATTCCGTTCGTCATCCAGTACAACAAGCGCGACCTTCCCAACATCTCCTCGCTCGAGGAGCTGCAGCGGGAGCTGAACCCCACCGGCGTGCCCACCTTCGAGGCGGTGGGCGTGCGCGGCATCGGGGTGTTCGACACGCTCAAGGCGGTCAGCAAGCTGGTCATCAAGGCCCTCAGCTGA
- a CDS encoding roadblock/LC7 domain-containing protein, protein MAGTGASSWSFEEQDVHRIDRILQSFLYDSNARCALLVDRTGQLVTTAGEKPEFDSVAFSSLAAADFSANDQLAAMIGETEFSSLFHQGEKESMYLADVVRRVILVVLFDNRTTLGMIRIKVKAVVRELSEVFSELFARSAASPQGARVEAGFVDEAEDEIDRLFGDL, encoded by the coding sequence ATGGCCGGAACCGGCGCCAGCAGCTGGTCGTTCGAGGAACAGGACGTTCACCGCATCGACCGCATTCTGCAGAGCTTTCTGTACGACTCCAACGCCCGCTGCGCCCTGCTGGTGGACCGCACGGGGCAGCTGGTGACCACGGCGGGCGAAAAGCCCGAGTTTGACTCCGTGGCGTTCTCGTCGCTGGCGGCGGCCGATTTTTCGGCCAACGACCAGCTGGCGGCAATGATCGGCGAAACCGAGTTCAGCTCGCTCTTTCACCAGGGCGAGAAGGAATCGATGTACCTGGCCGACGTGGTTCGGCGGGTGATCCTCGTGGTCCTGTTCGACAACCGGACCACCCTGGGAATGATCCGGATCAAGGTGAAGGCGGTCGTGCGCGAACTCTCGGAAGTGTTCAGCGAACTGTTCGCGCGGTCCGCGGCGTCGCCGCAGGGCGCGCGCGTGGAGGCGGGCTTTGTGGACGAGGCGGAGGATGAGATCGACCGCCTGTTCGGCGATCTCTAG
- a CDS encoding CDP-alcohol phosphatidyltransferase family protein, with protein sequence MAWRNLPNAITLGRIVLAVVVAPMVMTDSFGWRISGFIVFLIAAFSDLYDGHLARSRNLISDFGKLMDPLADKLLLAATFIPFYLLCHGAEPETPFPWFGGVLPWWIMAIIFGREIFITVFRGFAAKRGIVLAAGNAGKLKAVFQNVFIGAAIFWYALQSAARENGWDTPFWRFWQQFHWVFTVVVLTVAVVLTVYSLYIYLRDFGLFGGRRAPAP encoded by the coding sequence ATGGCCTGGCGCAACCTGCCGAACGCAATCACGCTGGGACGCATCGTCCTGGCGGTGGTGGTCGCGCCCATGGTGATGACCGACTCGTTCGGCTGGCGCATCTCGGGGTTCATCGTCTTTCTGATCGCGGCTTTCTCGGACTTGTACGACGGCCACCTGGCGCGGTCGCGCAACCTGATCAGCGATTTCGGCAAGCTGATGGACCCGCTGGCCGACAAGCTTCTGCTGGCCGCCACGTTCATCCCCTTCTACCTGCTGTGCCACGGCGCCGAGCCGGAAACGCCGTTTCCCTGGTTCGGCGGCGTTCTGCCGTGGTGGATCATGGCCATCATCTTCGGCCGCGAGATCTTCATCACCGTGTTCCGCGGCTTCGCGGCCAAGCGGGGGATCGTTCTGGCGGCGGGGAACGCCGGCAAGCTCAAGGCGGTCTTTCAGAACGTCTTCATCGGCGCGGCCATCTTCTGGTACGCGCTGCAGTCCGCCGCCCGCGAAAATGGCTGGGATACGCCGTTCTGGCGCTTCTGGCAGCAGTTTCACTGGGTGTTCACCGTGGTGGTGCTCACGGTGGCGGTGGTGCTGACGGTGTATTCGCTCTACATCTACCTGCGCGACTTCGGCCTGTTCGGGGGCCGCCGCGCCCCCGCTCCCTGA
- a CDS encoding nucleotide exchange factor GrpE — MSDQDRPAASAADGQDTSADTEAPRTADTGDGIASAPPAQGDELSTMRDRHLRLAAEFDNYRKRVEREKSDNMVRAQAQILERLLEPLDDLARIADFDPATTAAGALHEGAEMVEKKFLRVMEAAGLEMVEAEGKPFDPTIHEALTTVPADTAEEDGTVAQVYQKGYRFKGVLLRPARVVVKKHQG, encoded by the coding sequence ATGAGCGATCAGGACCGCCCCGCCGCCTCCGCGGCAGACGGACAGGACACCTCCGCCGACACCGAGGCGCCGCGCACGGCGGACACGGGCGACGGCATTGCCTCCGCGCCCCCGGCGCAGGGCGACGAGCTGAGCACCATGCGCGACCGGCACCTGCGGCTGGCGGCGGAGTTCGACAACTACCGCAAGCGCGTGGAGCGCGAAAAGTCCGACAACATGGTCCGCGCGCAGGCGCAGATCCTGGAGCGCCTGCTGGAGCCGCTGGACGACTTGGCGCGCATCGCGGACTTCGACCCGGCCACCACCGCCGCCGGCGCGCTGCACGAAGGCGCGGAGATGGTGGAAAAGAAGTTCCTCCGCGTGATGGAGGCCGCCGGGCTGGAGATGGTGGAGGCGGAAGGAAAGCCGTTCGACCCCACGATTCACGAGGCGCTTACGACGGTGCCCGCGGACACGGCGGAAGAAGACGGCACGGTGGCCCAGGTGTACCAGAAGGGGTACCGCTTCAAGGGAGTTCTGCTGCGCCCGGCGCGCGTCGTCGTGAAGAAGCACCAGGGCTGA